GAGCACGGCGACGAGCGTGCCCGCCCGGAGCGCGACCCGAGCCCGCGCCGCGGTGAACTCGTTGCTCACGCCCCGGGTGGTCCCGGCCTCGAGGTCCTCGTCGGCCAGCGGGTAGCGCAGGCCCTCGGTGCGGATCCCGCGCGCCGCGCCGCCGAGCGGGATCAGCGTCAGCCGCGCCCCGGGCCAGGCGGCGAGCTCGGCCTCGCCGCGCACGACGACCACCCCGGCGTCGCCCACCCACGCGTCGAGCTGCGCGCCCGTGTACCGCGGCGAGGCCAGCAGGGTGAGGTTGGCGAGGAAGTGGTCGAGCCGCCCGCCGTGACCGCCGACGACCGTGACCCGCCGGAAGCCCCGGGCCAGCGCGGCGTCGAGCGCGAGCTCGAGGTCGGTCTGGTCCTTCGCGCTCGGGTGGGCCTCGACGTCGCTGCCCTCCCGGCGGGCGTCGGCGAGCGCGGCGACGTCGACGCTGTCGAGGTCGCCGACGATGAGGTCGACGTGGCGGCCGAGGGCGGCGGCGTGGTCCAACCCGGAGTCGGCGGCGATCACGAAGGCGTCCCCGGGGAGGAGCGCGGCCACGGCCGCGGGGGGCGAATCGCCGCCGGCGAACACGAGGGCGGCGTCGTGGCTGATGTCGCTCCCTTCACCACGCCGGTGTCACGTCGCGCCGTCACCGACGACCGGTCGGCGCGGTCCCGGCGCGCGCGACAACTCGCGGCGGCGGTTCACGTAGCGTACCGCCGGTGCCCCTCCCTCGCCGTCGTGTCCTCGCGCCCGCGCTCCTCGTCGCCGCGGTCGCCGCGTGCGGCGGCGGCTCCTCGAGCACCTCGTCGCAACCTCCCTCGACCCCGTCGACGACCGCGACCCCGCCGACCTCGACGCCCGGCGGGGGAGCGCTCCGCGTCGCGGCGGCGTCGGTCCGGCTGCCCGCACCCGTCTCGCGTGAGGTCCTGCTCACCGACGGCCAGCGGCTCGTCGCCCTCGGCGGGCTCGACGCCACGAAGACGTCGACGGGCACCGTCGCCGCCCTCGACCCGAGCGGCGGCGCGCCGCGTCCCTTCGGCTCGCTGAGCTTCCCCGTGCACGACGCCGCCGGCGTGTACCTCGGCGGCCGGTACGTCGTCATCGGCGGCGGCGCCTCGTCACCCCCGCAGCGCACGACGGTGCAGGCGGTCCCGGGCGGCGGCGGCACGAGCCAGGCGGTCGGGAACCTCCCCGAGCCCCGGGCCGACCACGTCGCCGCGCTCGTCGGCACCACCGCGTACACGCTCGGCGGCGGCCAGGAGGC
The sequence above is drawn from the Acidimicrobiia bacterium genome and encodes:
- a CDS encoding thiamine diphosphokinase: MFAGGDSPPAAVAALLPGDAFVIAADSGLDHAAALGRHVDLIVGDLDSVDVAALADARREGSDVEAHPSAKDQTDLELALDAALARGFRRVTVVGGHGGRLDHFLANLTLLASPRYTGAQLDAWVGDAGVVVVRGEAELAAWPGARLTLIPLGGAARGIRTEGLRYPLADEDLEAGTTRGVSNEFTAARARVALRAGTLVAVLPDALGAPR